The Symphalangus syndactylus isolate Jambi chromosome 23, NHGRI_mSymSyn1-v2.1_pri, whole genome shotgun sequence genome has a window encoding:
- the LOC129473630 gene encoding LOW QUALITY PROTEIN: protein PBMUCL2-like (The sequence of the model RefSeq protein was modified relative to this genomic sequence to represent the inferred CDS: inserted 1 base in 1 codon) produces the protein MPGYVPLLLLLLLLRCSERGGGVNFGEKDAEVPRAWRDGVRVPGEGTSWDXDRASPAQRYGIDYFLVGLGQSISTKHPETSPKDSRIRENDVTADGRTTEDHITADPGTTEDSVTADPATTKDYVSADLGTTKDSVTADPGTTKDYVTADPGTTKHSITADPGTTENFVTADPGTTKDSITADSGTTEDSVTADPGTTKHSITADTGTTDDPVTADPGTTKHSITADPGTTEDSVTADPGTTEDETTKHGDTHLL, from the exons ATGCCCGGCTATGTCCCCCTTCTGCTGCTCCTGCTTCTCCTGAGGTGTTCAGAACGGGGTGGGGGAGTTAATTTTGGTGAGAAGGATGCAGAAGTCCCCAGGGCCTGGAGAGATGGAGTCAGGGTCCCTGGAGAAGGAACCTCTTGGG CAGACAGGGCCAGTCCTGCGCAAAGGTACGGAATAG attactttttgGTAGGACTAGGCCAAAGTATTTCCACTAAGCACCCAGAGACCAGCCCTAAAGACtcaagaataagagaaaatgacGTAACTGCAGATGGAAGGACCACTGAGGATCACATCACTGCAGACCCAGGGACCACCGAGGACTCTGTCACTGCAGACCCAGCGACCACCAAGGACTATGTGAGTGCAGACCTAGGGACCACCAAGGATTCCGTCACTGCAGACCCAGGGACCACCAAGGACTATGTCACTGCAGACCCAGGGACCACCAAACACTCCATCACTGCAGACCCAGGGACCACCGAGAACTTTGTCACTGCAGACCCAGGGACCACCAAGGACTCCATCACTGCAGACTCAGGGACTACAGAGGACTCCGTCACTGCAGACCCAGGGACCACCAAACACTCCATCACTGCAGACACAGGGACCACTGACGACCCCGTCACTGCAGACCCAGGGACCACCAAACACTCCA TCACTGCAGACCCAGGGACCACCGAGGACTCCGTCACTGCAGACCCAGGGACCACAGAAGATGAAACCACTAAACATGGTGACACTCACCTTCTGTGA